The Polynucleobacter sp. MWH-CaK5 region AGCATTACCTGGCAAGCTACGCATATTGCGTGTTCTGAATACATCACGCACCATGCCATTGGCCTTATGCATGCTAAATGAACTGCCGTTCATGGTAGCTATACCAGCGGCATCCTGACCGCGATGTTGCAAAAGCAACAATGCGTCATAGAGCAACTGATTCACTGGACTATTGCCAACCGCCCCGACAATTCCACACATAAAAACCTCTATCTTTTAAAACTACTTCTTCAACTGCTCAGACACCTGAGCAGCCCATTCATCCGGTAACCAAGCTTGAGCCATGCCAGTGAGCAATTCAATTGCTGGCAAGGTCCAAGCTTTGCGCCATTCAGTTGTTTGAGTTGCCCCCGTCAATGACAAGAGACTGCTCAACACAACGATGACCAACAAGCCTCTTAAGAGGCCAAAAGCAAAACCTAAAAAACGATCCATCGGACTTAATCCAGCTTGCTGCATGAGTTTGGCTAAAAAACGTCCAATCAATGCACAAATGATCATCGTCACAATGAACAAAATCACAAAACCAAGTGCTAACTGAGTCATCTCTCCACCTGGCACACCACTTAACCACTCTTTGGCCAACCAAGTGGCATAGTGATAAGAAATCCAAGAGGCAGCAACCCAAGCAATCAAAGCAAAAACTTCTCTGATCAAGCCACGCCAAATACCCAACAGCGCTGAGATAACGAGCACTGCAAAAAAAGCTATATCAACGACAGTGAAATGCATGTTCATGATTGTTTAGATCCGTTCATCACTGTGGCTTTTGCTCAATAATTTTAGGACTCAAACCGACATACTTGATCTTCTTCTCAGCAGCTTCGGCACTCGCTCTATCTGCATACGGACCAGATCTCAATAGGTGGAGTTTGACGCCTTCCTTATTGGTTCTGATTTCAATGTAGCTACTGACTTTTTGTTCTGTTAATTTCTTTTGCCAATTCTTCACGCGCTCCTCTGATGAGAAGGCGCCAATTTGAACAATGAACTTGCCGTTGGGGGTCACTGCTGCATTCGCTGCCGCAGGACTTGCTGGCGTACGACTCTCAAGAATCGATAAAACTTCCTCGCCCTTATCCAATGACTTAGCGACTGAAGTTGGTTTATCAGTCTTAGCCTCTTCTTTTTTGGCTTCTTTAGTTTCTTTAGAGTCTTTGCTGTCTTTATTTTCTGCTGATGTCACAGG contains the following coding sequences:
- a CDS encoding CvpA family protein; its protein translation is MNMHFTVVDIAFFAVLVISALLGIWRGLIREVFALIAWVAASWISYHYATWLAKEWLSGVPGGEMTQLALGFVILFIVTMIICALIGRFLAKLMQQAGLSPMDRFLGFAFGLLRGLLVIVVLSSLLSLTGATQTTEWRKAWTLPAIELLTGMAQAWLPDEWAAQVSEQLKK
- a CDS encoding SPOR domain-containing protein, coding for MRLPFLNRPSSKNNTPVEDGLTEDPERQKARHRLIGAVFLVTVAVAGLPIIFDSKPKQYNNDIAIQIIQPGAKDEKKVEEPKEAKETKATDSATPSAPVTSAENKDSKDSKETKEAKKEEAKTDKPTSVAKSLDKGEEVLSILESRTPASPAAANAAVTPNGKFIVQIGAFSSEERVKNWQKKLTEQKVSSYIEIRTNKEGVKLHLLRSGPYADRASAEAAEKKIKYVGLSPKIIEQKPQ